Proteins encoded together in one Sceloporus undulatus isolate JIND9_A2432 ecotype Alabama chromosome 4, SceUnd_v1.1, whole genome shotgun sequence window:
- the SPATA2 gene encoding spermatogenesis-associated protein 2 has translation MEAKYKDDVFRKYVQFHESKLDTSDKKQRPVSDEYLQVAASALLCFPKIDPFYRFRLIKFYEIVENSLRSSKSSSLRSLQSAFKVLESVGVNLFLYPWKKEFKNIKTYTGPFVYYVKSTLSDEDIRHILNSMGYVQELGTVYKLKELVDTLQVKMVSFELYLAKIECEQLIEIHLQVKDKGYSELDIVKERKNSNDDVRGCSDALKRRAECKENLNTSMSRMVLQKSASERGSKDYFKPKVSKPSKSVDAYDSYLESKKPPLMTSLSLRKEPILVDTEDDIKDEIIRPSPSLLAMSSSPHGCSDEYLPVPSHSNGVLRTGIPYGTYYSPQDDLDLYTDPDSRSMFKRQESTKHDVWLLRNDANPTYHKRTHLAKEMTSLKCQNCGLTCGASICQKCDNLLICRQEYPAMKQSSYSMKTLSSEGISSGSGIREKPQYMLQTQERGSQFSSKSKPSSSSRCGFCNRSGATNTCTFCSKVSCDTCLSAYYYDPCCRKSELHRFLPNNQLNYKSNQLSHLVYR, from the exons ATGGAAGCAAAATATAAAGACGATGTATTTAGAAAGTATGTACAATTTCATGAATCTAAACTGGATACCTCTGACAAGAAGCAGCGCCCAGTTAGTGATGAATATCTACAAGTGGCAGCTTCAGCCTTACTCTGCTTTCCCAAGATTGATCCTTTTTATAGATTCCGGCTGATTAAATTTTATGAGATTGTTGAAAATTCTCTTAGGTCCTCAAAGTCTTCAAGTTTACGTTCTCTCCAGAGTGCATTCAAAGTTCTGGAATCAGTTGGAGTTAATCTTTTTCTTTACCCGTGGAagaaggaatttaaaaatatCAAG ACCTATACAGGACCTTTTGTTTATTATGTGAAATCTACATTATCTGATGAGGATATAAGACATATACTGAACTCGATGGGCTATGTCCAGGAACTTGGAACTGTGTATAAGCTTAAAGAGTTGGTGGATACCCTTCAGGTCAAGATGGTATCATTTGAACTTTACTTGGCCAAAATAGAGTGTGAACAATTGATTGAAATTCATTTGCAAGTGAAAGATAAAGGTTATTCAGAACTTGACATtgtaaaggagagaaaaaatagCAACGATGATGTCCGAGGCTGCTCCGATGCTTTGAAACGCCGTGCAGAATGCAAAGAGAATCTAAATACTTCCATGTCACGAATGGTACTTCAGAAATCTGCTAGTGAAAGAGGCTCTAAAGATTACTTCAAGCCCAAAGTTAGCAAACCTTCTAAATCAGTGGATGCATATGATAGTTACTTGGAAAGCAAGAAGCCACCTTTAATGACATCACTGAGTCTCAGAAAAGAACCCATTTTAGTTGATACTGAAGATGATATTAAAGATGAAATAATTCGTCCATCACCATCTCTCCTTGCCATGTCAAGCTCTCCTCATGGATGCTCTGATGAATATTTGCCAGTTCCATCTCACTCCAATGGTGTATTAAGAACAGGTATTCCATATGGCACTTACTATTCCCCTCAAGATGATTTAGATTTATATACTGACCCTGATTCCCGAAGTATGTTTAAGAGGCAGGAATCCACTAAACATGATGTATGGCTGCTAAGAAATGATGCCAATCCAACTTATCATAAACGTACACATCTAGCCAAAGAGATGACTTCCCTTAAGTGCCAAAATTGTGGATTAACTTGTGGCGCCTCCATTTGCCAAAAGTGTGACAACTTGCTCATCTGTAGGCAGGAGTATCCAGCAATGAAACAGAGCAGCTACTCAATGAAAACTCTTTCAAGTGAAGGCATATCATCTGGATCTGGTATAAGGGAAAAGCCTCAGTATATGTTGCAGACTCAGGAACGAGGGTCTCAGTTCAGTTCAAAGTCCAAGCCTTCGAGTTCTTCACGTTGTGGCTTTTGCAATCGATCAGGAGCTACAAACACATGCACTTTTTGTTCAAAAGTTTCCTGTGATACTTGCCTCAGTGCTTACTATTATGATCCCTGCTGTCGAAAAAGTGAGCTTCACCGGTTCTTGCCAAACAATCAGCTAAACTATAAATCAAACCAGTTGTCACATCTGGTTTATAGATAG